One window of Silvimonas iriomotensis genomic DNA carries:
- a CDS encoding SDR family oxidoreductase — translation MIHGTAPNRPGCTIASRSKRDLAVFSTYIYIWRRIMQRFEGKTVLVTGGSSGIGLATAQAYAKEGAQVVITGRDDATLATAVAAIGSKAIAIRADSQSLADAKALGQSLASRNLRLDAVFINAGIAKFAGLADVTEDFFDAAFGINVKGPFFQIQAVAPLLNRGAAIVLNGSINAHIGMPNTAIYAASKAALVSLAKTLSAELLPQGVRVNVVSPGPVATPLYGKLGMDSDTLTAVAESIRGQIPLGRFGTPEELASTVLHLSAPESAFIVGTEIIVDGGMSQL, via the coding sequence TTGATTCATGGCACGGCACCGAACAGGCCGGGTTGCACAATAGCTTCAAGGTCAAAACGAGACCTGGCTGTTTTTTCTACCTACATTTATATCTGGAGACGCATCATGCAACGTTTTGAAGGCAAAACTGTTCTGGTTACCGGTGGCAGCAGCGGCATCGGTCTCGCAACCGCTCAAGCCTACGCCAAGGAAGGCGCGCAAGTTGTCATTACCGGGCGCGACGACGCCACATTGGCTACAGCTGTGGCCGCAATCGGCAGCAAAGCCATTGCCATCCGTGCGGACTCGCAAAGTCTGGCTGATGCCAAAGCTCTGGGCCAAAGCCTTGCGAGCCGCAACCTCCGTCTTGATGCCGTATTCATCAACGCGGGCATCGCCAAATTTGCCGGTCTGGCAGATGTAACTGAAGACTTCTTTGATGCGGCTTTTGGCATCAACGTCAAAGGCCCCTTCTTCCAGATCCAGGCCGTTGCGCCGTTGCTTAACCGTGGCGCAGCCATCGTGTTGAATGGTTCGATCAACGCGCATATTGGCATGCCCAACACTGCCATCTATGCCGCAAGCAAAGCCGCGCTGGTGTCGCTGGCCAAAACCTTAAGTGCTGAATTGCTCCCACAAGGTGTGCGCGTCAACGTGGTAAGCCCGGGCCCGGTTGCCACCCCGCTGTACGGCAAACTGGGCATGGACTCCGATACGCTCACAGCCGTAGCCGAAAGCATCCGCGGGCAGATTCCGCTGGGGCGTTTTGGTACGCCGGAAGAACTGGCCTCCACCGTTCTGCACTTGAGTGCCCCGGAATCGGCATTCATTGTTGGCACTGAAATCATCGTTGATGGTGGGATGAGCCAACTGTAA
- a CDS encoding cbb3-type cytochrome c oxidase subunit II, whose amino-acid sequence MNSEDLLVGASFMMGLTITVLIVIPYTEVSDLRPPDKLKPYSEQAQRGREIYLQNECMACHSQQPRSLSQAPDLKRGWGRAPIAADYYYDRPVLLGTMRTGPDLFNIAARQPSVDWHLGHLYQPRAYVKDSIMPSYRFLFVIKSKAEPGDKVVQLPPAWRPASGVVVATPKALDLVAYLLSLDHTYPIDNAPVLPPVASAPATAGQS is encoded by the coding sequence ATGAACAGTGAAGATTTGCTGGTCGGGGCCTCTTTCATGATGGGGCTGACCATCACGGTACTGATCGTGATTCCGTATACGGAAGTTAGTGACCTGCGCCCGCCAGACAAACTCAAACCGTACTCGGAACAAGCCCAACGTGGGCGTGAAATTTATCTGCAAAACGAGTGCATGGCTTGCCATTCTCAACAGCCGCGCAGCCTTAGTCAGGCGCCTGACCTCAAGCGTGGCTGGGGCAGGGCGCCGATTGCCGCGGACTATTACTACGATCGCCCGGTGTTACTGGGCACGATGCGCACCGGGCCGGACCTCTTCAATATTGCTGCGCGGCAACCCAGCGTGGACTGGCATCTTGGGCACCTGTATCAGCCTCGGGCTTATGTCAAAGACAGCATCATGCCCAGCTATCGCTTCCTGTTTGTGATCAAGTCTAAAGCTGAACCGGGCGACAAGGTCGTGCAACTGCCGCCAGCGTGGCGGCCGGCTTCGGGGGTGGTGGTGGCGACACCCAAAGCGCTTGATCTGGTGGCCTACTTGTTGTCGCTGGATCACACCTATCCCATCGATAACGCGCCCGTGTTGCCGCCAGTAGCCTCTGCGCCGGCAACTGCAGGGCAGTCATGA
- a CDS encoding SCO family protein translates to MKNIADGINGSLGPTITLTCCLLLFALVTTALLTRGFEGWTTEMLRRHAIMDHPLPLPSLQIMDETGKRQRLDQYVRLDGRVVLIDFIYTRCNSVCTVLGEQFQQAQTHIEQHGLQQKVRLLSISFDAQHDTPAVLASYASRMHADPAVWHFATVTDRASLDLLLRQFGIVVIPDGYGGFIHNAAIHVVDRNARLEHIYNLDDFDMALAHALDLHT, encoded by the coding sequence TTGAAAAATATCGCTGACGGGATCAATGGCAGCCTTGGGCCCACGATCACGTTGACCTGCTGCCTGCTGTTATTTGCATTGGTCACAACCGCTCTACTGACGCGCGGCTTTGAAGGCTGGACGACGGAGATGTTGCGCCGGCACGCCATCATGGATCATCCCTTGCCACTACCTTCACTGCAGATCATGGATGAAACAGGCAAGCGGCAGCGGCTTGATCAGTATGTGCGTCTGGATGGACGTGTGGTACTGATCGACTTTATCTACACCCGCTGCAATAGCGTTTGTACCGTGCTTGGGGAGCAATTTCAGCAGGCACAAACCCACATCGAGCAACATGGACTGCAGCAAAAAGTCAGGCTGCTAAGCATCAGCTTTGACGCGCAGCACGACACTCCTGCCGTGTTGGCCAGCTACGCCAGCCGCATGCATGCCGATCCCGCCGTGTGGCACTTTGCGACTGTGACGGACCGCGCCAGTCTGGATCTGCTGCTCCGTCAGTTTGGGATTGTGGTCATCCCCGATGGCTACGGTGGGTTTATCCACAATGCAGCCATTCATGTAGTGGACCGCAACGCCCGGCTTGAACATATCTACAACCTCGATGATTTTGATATGGCGCTGGCCCATGCTCTGGACCTGCACACATGA
- a CDS encoding c-type cytochrome — MSQQESDAVQQRRENPDPNEQVKPLPFAIMLVIAALFTFGVVYIAETPLNLPGTWGDQRVLADMAAPAKSATADGAALFAANCVACHQATGLGVPGAFPPLAGSEYLNGKPDVTVQILLHGIKGSITVKGNTFNGEMPNFGTKFSDAEIAAVATHVRSQWGNKGVAIDTAAVAKGRDLTKAQTTPWNGGQDLEKYR; from the coding sequence ATGAGCCAGCAAGAAAGCGATGCCGTGCAGCAGCGGCGCGAAAACCCCGATCCCAACGAGCAGGTCAAGCCATTGCCGTTTGCCATCATGCTGGTGATTGCGGCCCTGTTTACCTTTGGCGTCGTTTATATCGCCGAAACACCGCTGAATCTGCCAGGTACATGGGGAGATCAGCGGGTGCTGGCGGATATGGCCGCGCCGGCAAAAAGCGCGACAGCGGACGGGGCTGCGTTGTTTGCGGCTAATTGCGTTGCATGTCACCAGGCCACGGGTTTGGGTGTGCCCGGTGCATTTCCGCCGTTGGCAGGGTCCGAATATCTCAACGGCAAGCCGGATGTCACCGTTCAAATTCTGCTGCATGGCATTAAGGGCAGCATTACGGTCAAGGGCAACACATTCAACGGCGAGATGCCCAACTTCGGCACCAAGTTTTCTGATGCTGAAATTGCCGCTGTGGCCACACACGTGAGAAGCCAGTGGGGCAATAAAGGCGTGGCGATAGACACGGCTGCAGTCGCGAAAGGCCGTGATCTAACCAAGGCTCAAACCACGCCGTGGAATGGTGGGCAAGATCTTGAAAAATATCGCTGA